The following proteins are encoded in a genomic region of Raphanus sativus cultivar WK10039 unplaced genomic scaffold, ASM80110v3 Scaffold0583, whole genome shotgun sequence:
- the LOC130502494 gene encoding uncharacterized protein LOC130502494: MPNIANLDFEPLSVKGDNYLQWALDIEISLGAKGLEECIVEGNESSKKDNAKALMMIRHHIEESLKAQYLTVSNPYELWKELKSRYNHQKTVILPEAMYEWTHLRIQDFKSVNEYNSALFRIVSKMRLCGEKITDKQLLEKTYQTMSSSNMLLQQQYRQKGFKTYSALIACLLLAEQNNELLMKNNDLRPPGTKPVPDAHHASKEGKNNSEANHVQYDQRGRGSSFGRGRGRGGQWRGRGRGGYGRGRYNPYERPNQSSNGRGRGRGNGSTTRPQNTGNSVCHRCGVSNHWAKNCRTPKHLVDLYQESIKGKNPEAHMVYKDGEDDFDHDKDDLMEYETSDILKNDQVD; encoded by the coding sequence ATGCCAAACATTGCAAACTTGGATTTTGAACCCCTAAGTGTAAAGGGTGACAATTACCTTCAGTGGGCTTTAGACATTGAAATCTCCCTCGGAGCCAAAGGCCTAGAGGAGTGTATTGTCGAAGGAAATGAATCAAGTAAGAAAGACAATGCTAAAGCCCTCATGATGATTCGCCATCACATTGAGGAGAGCTTGAAAGCTCAATATCTCACAGTGAGCAATCCATACGAGTTATGGAAAGAGTTGAAATCGAGATATAATCACCAAAAGACTGTGATCCTTCCGGAAGCCATGTATGAATGGACTCATCTCAGGATTCAAGACTTTAAGTCTGTGAATGAATATAACTCAGCCTTGTTCAGGATAGTCTCAAAGATGAGACTATGTGGCGAGAAAATAACTGATAAGCAGCTACTGGAAAAGACTTATCAGACAATGTCATCAAGCAACATGTTGCTCCAGCAACAATATAGGCAGAAAGGTTTCAAGACCTACAGTGCTCTCATAGCCTGCCTATTGCTTGCTGAACAGAATAATGAGTTGCTTATGAAGAATAATGACCTGAGACCACCCGGAACCAAACCTGTTCCTGATGCACATCATGCCTCAAAAGAAGGTAAGAACAACTCCGAAGCTAACCATGTCCAATATGACCAAAGGGGTCGCGGTTCCTCATTTGGAAGAGGTCGCGGCCGTGGAGGTCAGTGGCGAGGACGTGGACGTGGTGGCTATGGGAGAGGGCGTTACAACCCTTATGAGCGCCCAAACCAGTCCAGCAATGGGCGTGGTAGAGGCAGAGGCAATGGGTCGACTACTCGACCACAGAATACAGGAAACTCAGTGTGTCATAGGTGCGGAGTATCTAACCATTGGGCAAAGAACTGCCGAACCCCAAAACACCTGGTTGATCTCTACCAAGAGAGCATCAAAGGCAAGAACCCGGAGGCTCACATGGTATACAAGGATGGCGAGGATGACTTTGATCATGACAAGGATGATCTCATGGAATATGAGACTTCAGACATTCTGAAAAATGACCAAGTTGATTAA